The Vanacampus margaritifer isolate UIUO_Vmar chromosome 16, RoL_Vmar_1.0, whole genome shotgun sequence genome includes the window tttgattaatcatgtattGCTAATCGTCatctttcatttaaaattatctttaaacTAAAGACTCTCAATTTGAGCAACTGTTTATATGCTTTGTTTCTGCTGTTGATGCAATGTAATGTAAAAGTACAGcatacaaataatatttttaaatatctattTCATATTAGTAAGAAGATTTTGCTCACGCATAATCAGTCTGTCCTGTATGATTaccattttctctctttttaaaaaaaaataaaaaataataatatatatatatatatatatttttttttttttataataataaaaagtaatcagacattttgggaaaataaagatctaaaaaaaaaaaaaaaaaaaaaaaggtgactcACACAACTTTATGGTTGTACTTGCTGTCCAGCCCGCCGATGTCCCACAGCACGATCTTGTTGTCGTAACAGCCCGCTACAAGACAAAAGAGAAGAGCTGCCCATTAAACCTGcttcttttcatattcttgcGGCGACGACGACGGCTTACTAAAGAGGAAGTTGCCCTGGCGGTGGCTGAAGCGCAGGACCGACAGCGCCTTGCGGCTGGCCCGGAACTCGCCGTAGGCAAGGTTGCAGCGGGGGTGGATCAGCTTGACCAGGCCTCGCTTTCCGCCCGCCGCCAGGATGCTGCAGGGCTGTGCTGAGGCTCCGCCCCCCCGGGACATTAGCACCGTGGACCAGGAGAGAGAGAAGAACTCCTGTGATGACAAATAAACTTTATAGTCATATACATTAGGAGTATTTCTGTAGGTTGGAGCAgattaagtacattttcattcaaGTGATTCGGCGGTTTGTTTTCAGAATTGCTACGTAGGAATTACAAACAGAACACAttccttgttgaatttcatTATTTGATCTGGATTGGATCCAGTCTGACCTTTACATGACATGGCAGATTTAGATTGTGACTATATCATTGAcacaaatttgaataaaaccAAATACAATTTCTATAAATTTTCATATATTGTTGAAATCCATGTCTGTTTGTCCAAATTGTtagtttatatttataattatagttataattaaCAAAATGTTGAACGAAAAAAAGTGATAACAAAGAAAATTGGCACCACATGCTTTTCGTTGGATAGTAAcatgagcaaaaataaataaatgcattaataaataatattttatacaattattttaatattttttgggtacaaatgGCTCAgtcttttagaaaaaaatacatgaatacaaaaaaaattatataagtGAACAGctattacaaatattttagttaaaaaatatatttatactacattttaatatattttttaaaatgaagggAAAATCACTAACAGTAGATGCTTTTGTTGGACATTGCTGAATGTGAAACAAgcaattttacaaaattattgaaatgattttattcttttcacacacaaaaaattgctggatttttGATGGGCAGTGGAatgaatttatacattttatttttttatttctattatatatatatatatatatatatataatatatattgcaGTTATATTAttctatcatttttttaaactgcagccTGGAAattgagcaaaaaataaatagaaaactcCTCCTTGTCCTGAGGTAATTAAAGACTAATTAAGATGGATTGGAAGAAGACAAACCTCTCCCGTCACTTTATACTTCTTCATCACCATGCCGGTCTCACAGTCGATCACGCAGAGAGAGTCTCCGCCGCAAGTCGCAACCACGCGACtttctgtgcaaaaaaaaaaaaaaaacacacgcacgatATTGTCATCgccgcaatgaaatgacaagtgAGAGTCCAAATAAGTACCGGAGCAGTCGGGCTGAGGCTGGAAGGCACAAGCCCAAAGCTGAGTGGACAAGTCTTCGGAGTTGTCCTGCTTGCTGTGACACTGCAGGACGTGAAGAGGCTGCAGACGCAGGGCCTGCGCGACAGTCGACATGGGCCACCATTGAGCAAATTGACAGTcattgaaactgaaaaaaaaagcccaaaacacacacaagtgatTCTTGTGCTTGACTACCTGCGTCTCGATGCTCTTCATCACGTCATCACTTGTCGCCTCCTTCGGTCCACTCATCGCTCCGTTTGCCGCCGCAATTCTCTGCGGTGTCGAGTGCTTGCCGGGGGCGTCTTTCTTGGCAGAGGCTCGTGTAGGCGTCATGGGAAAGTGAGCCTTCGTGACGGGGCTGACGGGAACCGCGTCGGTGGTCCGTCTTTTCGGACGGAGCCTCAATTTGCCGGGGTTGTCTTCGGCTGAGGGGGACGCGGCGGGGTCGGCTCGCGTCTTTTTACGAGGAGTCAGTCGCAAGTCGCTGTTTGTCAACGCCAGAGTTTGTTTCCTTTTCATGGGGGTCACGACCTCCTGGATGATAAGCACGCAGCATGAATGACAAGGCTGATATTTGAGTTGCGACAGATTCACTCACTGCTGTGCTAACTAGTTTctactaactcattcactgccattgacggctatgaacgtcaaaaattcattttaattatgcatattagtttaacattttttccacttttgttaacaagagtaagaatacctagccttaattttttttttttttttttttaaagaaaagattataaaaaattaggggcgtcaggcgattaatttttttttaaattgtaattaatcgcatgacttcaatagttaactcacgattaatcacaaattttatatatgttctaaatgtacaataattttcttctaggttttcatactcttgttaacaaaagtgaaaaaaaatgtttaactaatagaaatagttcaaattaatttttgacgtctatagccgtcaatggcagtgaatgacttaatacCCCCAAAATGTAGTGATCACTGTAGTTTGCCTTACATTGCTTTTGTCTGACACATCCTCCTTTGGTTCCGTGAGGGAGTGCAAATACTCCCTGGCCAGGATTTCAACCTAACAGACaaatggcaaaacaaaacaaaaaaaacgtgaagTTACAGTTGCTGCCTGGAGGAGAGATGCCAAAAGTTGttaatgaatcaattatttaggCACCCTtcactactactacttttaGCATGTTTTCATGGCACAGCTGTAAAATCCCACCAAGGCAGATCATGAAACTATGCACAAGTACTAGTGCGCCCTCTGGTGACTAGTTGGTATATAGCACAGGACTCAATtacagaattctgagaatacaAATTGCAGAACATTTGCCTTACTATTCTTTTCATTCCTCCCCATAACTCGGTATTTtctttaagttatttttttttcaaacagccTCAGATGAATCTAAAAAGTAAATGATTGAATCAGCACTAAATGGAGAAATTTAACAAATTCACTACCCTAAAGTTAAGTTTTTGTCCTTTTGCAAAGTCCCAAATTCTTCGTCATGCAGTCTACAGAATTTTTGTTTGTCTACGTCTGTCTtcagaaattgcattttcttCATAGCACAACGCAACCACAAGGTGGCATTGCGTATTCATCACATTGTCAAAGTAATTACAAATTATTTGACTCCCCTCAATATACCTCAGCACACATCTAAAACTgctagcaacaaaagtgactaaactccaaagtgaaaatgtccaatgtGGGCCAAATTAGCCATTAGACAtttgtataataataacaatatgcaTCAGACGTTGTGTTATGGGGGAAGCACAGTGCAAATGGAAAAAATTAGCATCCAATATTTGCCATTACCTTCCATTTTGTGAAGTTGCTGACCGAACTGGGTCCATATTTCACCTGCTTCTGTGCCGCGTTAACAAAGTCCTCCTCCAGACCAGCCATTTTGTCCACTGTGGCAGAATCTGGGAGGCTGTAGCTTCTCTCCCACAGGGCAATGATCTAAGAGAAAGCTTGTCAGTGAACTTGTTGAGTCAACAAGCCAAgtcaataaaccaaaccaaaccaaaccaaaccaaaccaaaccaaaccatcAATCAATAAGCCCGTACCCTGGCCCTCAGGTTCTCCGTGAACACGAAGCGCAAGTGGTTGGCGTTGCTGGTGATGTCTTTGCCATTGTAACTCCGCAATTTGGGAAGTAATGTCATTAGCTTGTAATTGTCACTCACCTGCGGAAGAAAACATTACTAGAATGATAGAAAGTGTCATAATAGTGAGTAAAGTATGAAATTATATTCCTTCCAACACAACTTTGTTTCCCCTTACAGTAATATAAATGTTGTCCTCCATTTTGACCTCCTCCAGGCTGGACAGAGACGCCATAGAAGTGATGTCCTCCATCTGGTTGTCACTGAGGTCCAAGAAGCGCAGCTCAGGCAGCTCCAAGTTTTTGGGCAACTCTTGCAGTACGTTTCCGGACAGATCCCATCGCTCCAGGGACCGAAGACGGGACAGCAGATTGGCCGGCAAGTCTGAACACTTCAGTCTGAGTTTGGAGAGACTACGAAGAAGCTTGAAATTTAGTTTCGGTGGGAAATGCAGGGGAAGGGCtgtaaataaatcatataaCATGCTTACTTTAGTGTCTTGATCTCTTCCAGTTTTGTAGTTTTTGGAGAGCCTTTCTCCAGTAGAATCGTCTCTGTTATCGTCGCCATTGTTTCTCTGAAGAAAAAGCATGGAAACCTTTAAAAGACGAGGTCAAATTGAACAAAGAAGAGTCTCCTGGTTGGTGGCATGATGAACGAGCCATAACCACACCCAAATACTACAGCCAATTTGACCCACCCAGAATGAGATCAAAAGTTAAAGAGATCGATGTGTTATCTTTTGTTCTGTGTGTTCAGTTAAACACTTCTATCTCTGACCCTCTTAATgatttacaaaatatattttaaaaaatttataaaaaccttcatataaaaaataaaacctgaaTAAAACAGCTATTTTCTCATTTGGGGTGTGGgggctcatttttattttattttttagctttgtTTAGTCTCTTCCATGCCAACACGCACACAGTTCGAAGTGATCCTAGTGATACAAGAGCAATCCGTTTTCGCTTACACTCTACATTTGCCTAAAAATAGAACCTTATATAGAAAACTAGCCATTTTGCTACCACGGGACATTACAGTACACGGTAGGAAAACTAGACATTTTGCTACCACGGGACATTACAGTACACGGTAGGATGAGCTTCCCTTGAGCATTTTAGGTTCTAATTATTCGTATTTATAATTCGTCTAATTCGAGAGGAGTCCCATTCTCCCTAAATTTGTGTTGAGAATTAAAAAACTATGAAATATAAGCCTTAAAATGAACTTACAGCGACTCACAGACCCCACAGCGCAACTGAAACTTTCCCGGGGTACGATCGACGTACTTCCGGTGGGCGTGGGTTAAgtgaaagtactttttttttgttaaatacttTATTGTCTTACAGCTAATCTAAATAACGAAATTGGCCTTTTAAGCAtcttaaatgtaatattaaatatattgttaTTAAGTGAAATATGCACCGTAAACAGTTTGTCAATTTTgcgtattcatttaaaaaaatatatatagcgaCATTTATCCAACCTAAACTACTCGTTAGATGGCAGTAGTGATCTCTGTTTGAGACGACGCGTATCTAGCGTTCAATAGAAGAAGATGCAGGCACGATGATGGTTCCGGGTCGTGTTGCTTCTTGTGCTTGCAAAGGTATCAGGCGCTGTCTTCTGTGTGAGAAGTTAAAAGAGAGTTACTTTCCCGACGAGAAGGTAAATTGTTGTTGTCGTGGATTGTCATCGTATTTTTGGAGTTTCGTGCGAAATATTTAGTCATAGATTACTAGCTACGGGTGCCCTCGCGGAACAATCTGGATGACATCGTACATTGCACTTTGTCTGTATTACAAATATAGCTGCGTAAAATAATTATTGACTAGTATTAATGTacattatttgtttaaaaacacgTAAGTGTTACGGTTCGTGGGTATAACGTATTTAACGATCGTCCTAAAATTTCACTTTATAGCTAAATTTCACTaacattttgtatgtttttattgatttgggattctaatcaaaaataaagaacacAAAAATGAGAACTAAAACTGCAAAAACGCTAACAAGAACCGAAAACATTTCTTACACAGCTCTAGAAAAATTAAGCGATTACTGCAAAAATAACCAGTTTATCTGATTTTGTTTGAGTAAAatgaagatttttgttttatgaattACTGACAACATAACTACCAAAACACAGAAACAGTCAAAATGGTCCTGTTTTCTTGATGTAGCTGTataagtcaaataaataacattagcTAAGTTTTATATTACAATTATAATGAATACAAATTCCAGCATATCAATTATTTCTATGTCGATGTAGGTCGTGCATCTTTTCTTGTACAGCGACGAGACAAAGCTCGCCTTTCGCAAAGATGGCCAACCGGCATCATTTCCCTTTCCCGGAGTGTTCCTGTGGGAAGACTTCCTAtctgaggaggaggaaaaggagcTAATCGGCAGCATGGACAAGAATGTCTGGAATCTGTCCCAATCTGGTCGAAAGAAACAGGTACAGTCAGATGGTGTCAAACATACCTGAtctgataatgataataataataataattgcaattaTGTTATTACAGGACTTTGGCCCAAAAGTGAActttaagaaaaagaaagtgtgtCCCGCCAATTTCAGTGGACTTCCTGCGTTGAGTAAAAAACTAGTGCTGCGAATGCAAGAAGAGGAAAGTCTGTCAGGCTTCCAGCCTGTGGAGCAATGCAATCTGGACTACCACCCACAGCGAGGCTCCGCCATTGACCCTCACCTGGACGACAGCTGGCTGTGGGGGGAGCGCCTGGTCACCGTCAACATGCTGTCGGACACAACGCTGACCATGTCGCTGGAGCAGGGTCTCCCGCAGCTTGGACTCTCAGGGGAAGTGAAAGTAGCCGTGCCGCTACCGCGCAGATCTTTAGTGGTGTTGTACGGAGAGGCGCGACATCGTTGGAAGCACAGCATTCTCCGGAAAGATGTTCGGGAACGCAGAGTTTGCAGCACGTACAGGGAACTGTCGGCCGAATTCCTACCTGGTGGGCGGCACGCTGAGCTGGGAGCTCAGCTACTCAATATTGCTGCCAGCTTCACTGGAGCTCCTATTTAGATCATATTATTAAAATTCAACtctgttgctaattttgtgaaTTTACAACAATGATTTACCATTTCactggcatgttttttttgaggAACTACAGTCGAGTGTAGTTTCCTTTGTTAAATTCACGTTGCGTGGTGAGCAGATCTCTTTTAAATAAAGGAACCAAAGAACAACGTTTGGctcattaaaatgcaatttGTGGTTAAACCCTCACAGTAAACCTTTGTTCAACCATTGTTATGACTTctgcatttaaaatgttttttcaaccaGCTCCATGTTTTATGTCTTATGTTCTTTTTATGTAACTTTTCATACAGTAGCTTCTGCTTGTCTCTGATGGATTCCTTTGAAATCATACAAATTTGACAGTGCACAATTTATAACCTCGATACGTcatatatgcattattgttgtttacttttcacttttactatagaagttgattttttttttttaagtatttgcaCTTCCACTTAGAGTAATTTTGCCACATCTTAAGAGCTGTCTAATGCAGGAGCAAGGTAATTTTTTAAGagtaattttgttgtttttatcttgaaattacataattaaaatatttacatataaaaaCACTTCAAGgctaaatatataaaataaatgaaaaacagatGTACAGCGTAACTGAGTGTGGCTTTTCCTGTTATTGAAGTCTTGCACTGAtgtctcaatatttttaaatgtaaaagttGATTTTAACAATATAATGTTTGAATAtcaatacatacataaacataaagCGTCTCTTCTGCcacgtgacattttttttttttttaaaggatagaACAGCTGCAGTTTTTGGATCGTAAATAGGAGAGATTGGAAGTCGTTAGTCCTTACGCCGCTGGAACTAGTTCGTAAATCGAGTAGTTCTGTGTGTGCAAAACGTGAAGTAAAAAGACACGTGATATGACAcgtttttattttggaggtgtcAGCCGGATATCCGCGTCTGGTCGGGCTTTGCTGGCTGACTTCTCGTCGGCTGCAAACTGCTCCTGGTCTCAACCTGCTTGTTGATCGCCCCGCGCGGCTGATTATCACAACGCCAGTTTATTATTAGCTCGGCTGGCACCGCGGGGCGGCTTCGACTCGACGGCCCAAGTCGTCGTGAAGCGGCCGACAGCGCGTCACGACGGCGTTTATGTGGAGTTCGGAACGCGGAGAGCCTTTTTCTCCCCCCTCCAATGTAGCTCGCGAGCTAGCAGCGTCGCGATCACATCGTTTTACACTGCGCCTTTTTCTTTCCCCTTtctttgtgttctttttgtcCCCCCCTCCCGAGCTTGCCGGTTAAGCCTCGCGGTACCGATAGGGTCGAAAAAGGCAGTCAAGATTGAGGATTCATCCCTAGGCTGTCAAGCGGGCTCACCCCCTCCACCCCCGGTCACCGAGCGAATTAATGGCCGGAAA containing:
- the lrwd1 gene encoding leucine-rich repeat and WD repeat-containing protein 1; amino-acid sequence: MATITETILLEKGSPKTTKLEEIKTLNLSKLRLKCSDLPANLLSRLRSLERWDLSGNVLQELPKNLELPELRFLDLSDNQMEDITSMASLSSLEEVKMEDNIYITVSDNYKLMTLLPKLRSYNGKDITSNANHLRFVFTENLRARIIALWERSYSLPDSATVDKMAGLEEDFVNAAQKQVKYGPSSVSNFTKWKVEILAREYLHSLTEPKEDVSDKSNEVVTPMKRKQTLALTNSDLRLTPRKKTRADPAASPSAEDNPGKLRLRPKRRTTDAVPVSPVTKAHFPMTPTRASAKKDAPGKHSTPQRIAAANGAMSGPKEATSDDVMKSIETQALRLQPLHVLQCHSKQDNSEDLSTQLWACAFQPQPDCSESRVVATCGGDSLCVIDCETGMVMKKYKVTGEEFFSLSWSTVLMSRGGGASAQPCSILAAGGKRGLVKLIHPRCNLAYGEFRASRKALSVLRFSHRQGNFLFTGCYDNKIVLWDIGGLDSKYNHKVVQLLALECSSTPLHICLPPSRPDAQLLAACEDGLHCYNTQLAPNSATKRSKEAEVTFPVYEKEDKDLDYHTVDGLSFLTDDIIASKNFMHDCIYLWSWSRTRSQRPNKNGCVRAAVLAELRWACTEIPYLALNTCPARSYVVCGDNKGKLWTYHVTNLQKDTSQTRKPIEPTEVLEWPAPVRKGHGQVEGPSINSVAVDPNLQYLVALSDKNMVMVWKSAP
- the alkbh4 gene encoding alpha-ketoglutarate-dependent dioxygenase alkB homolog 4 isoform X1; translation: MMVPGRVASCACKGIRRCLLCEKLKESYFPDEKVVHLFLYSDETKLAFRKDGQPASFPFPGVFLWEDFLSEEEEKELIGSMDKNVWNLSQSGRKKQDFGPKVNFKKKKVCPANFSGLPALSKKLVLRMQEEESLSGFQPVEQCNLDYHPQRGSAIDPHLDDSWLWGERLVTVNMLSDTTLTMSLEQGLPQLGLSGEVKVAVPLPRRSLVVLYGEARHRWKHSILRKDVRERRVCSTYRELSAEFLPGGRHAELGAQLLNIAASFTGAPI
- the alkbh4 gene encoding alpha-ketoglutarate-dependent dioxygenase alkB homolog 4 isoform X2, which codes for MMVPGRVASCACKGIRRCLLCEKLKESYFPDEKVHLFLYSDETKLAFRKDGQPASFPFPGVFLWEDFLSEEEEKELIGSMDKNVWNLSQSGRKKQDFGPKVNFKKKKVCPANFSGLPALSKKLVLRMQEEESLSGFQPVEQCNLDYHPQRGSAIDPHLDDSWLWGERLVTVNMLSDTTLTMSLEQGLPQLGLSGEVKVAVPLPRRSLVVLYGEARHRWKHSILRKDVRERRVCSTYRELSAEFLPGGRHAELGAQLLNIAASFTGAPI